A region from the Dendropsophus ebraccatus isolate aDenEbr1 chromosome 1, aDenEbr1.pat, whole genome shotgun sequence genome encodes:
- the MYL7 gene encoding myosin regulatory light chain 2, atrial isoform isoform X1, whose amino-acid sequence MASRKAVTRGKAAAKRAQRGSSNVFSMFEQSQIQEFKEAFSCIDQNRDGIISKSDLKETYMQLGKMNVNDDELEQMLKEGKGPINFTVFLTLFGEKLNGTDPEDSILAAFKLLDPNGTGNVNKDELKHLLMTQADKFTAEEVEQMFAVTPIDVAGNIDYKSLCYIITHGDEKEES is encoded by the exons GCCAGCAGAAAAGCAGTGACACGTGGCAAGGCCGCAGCTAAGCGTGCCCAGAGAGGCTCCTCCAATGTCTTCTCCATGTTTGAGCAGTCACAGATCCAGGAATTTAAGGAG GCCTTTAGCTGTATAGACCAGAACCGTGACGGTATTATCAGCAAGTCTGACCTCAAAGAGACCTACATGCAGCTGG GTAAAATGAATGTGAACGATGATGAGCTGGAACAAATGCTGAAGGAAGGAAAAGGGCCCATCAACTTCACCGTCTTCTTGACGCTGTTTGGAGAGAAGCTTAATG GGACGGACCCGGAGGACTCTATACTCGCTGCCTTCAAACTTCTGGATCCTAATGGAACAGGAAATGTCAACAAAGATGA GTTAAAGCATCTACTGATGACACAAGCGGATAAATTCACAGCAGAAGAG GTGGAACAAATGTTTGCTGTGACCCCAATCGATGTGGCTGGGAACATTGACTACAAGTCTCTGTGTTACATCATCACACATGGAGACGAGAAGGAAGAGTCCTGA
- the MYL7 gene encoding myosin regulatory light chain 2, atrial isoform isoform X2, producing MFEQSQIQEFKEAFSCIDQNRDGIISKSDLKETYMQLGKMNVNDDELEQMLKEGKGPINFTVFLTLFGEKLNGTDPEDSILAAFKLLDPNGTGNVNKDELKHLLMTQADKFTAEEVEQMFAVTPIDVAGNIDYKSLCYIITHGDEKEES from the exons ATGTTTGAGCAGTCACAGATCCAGGAATTTAAGGAG GCCTTTAGCTGTATAGACCAGAACCGTGACGGTATTATCAGCAAGTCTGACCTCAAAGAGACCTACATGCAGCTGG GTAAAATGAATGTGAACGATGATGAGCTGGAACAAATGCTGAAGGAAGGAAAAGGGCCCATCAACTTCACCGTCTTCTTGACGCTGTTTGGAGAGAAGCTTAATG GGACGGACCCGGAGGACTCTATACTCGCTGCCTTCAAACTTCTGGATCCTAATGGAACAGGAAATGTCAACAAAGATGA GTTAAAGCATCTACTGATGACACAAGCGGATAAATTCACAGCAGAAGAG GTGGAACAAATGTTTGCTGTGACCCCAATCGATGTGGCTGGGAACATTGACTACAAGTCTCTGTGTTACATCATCACACATGGAGACGAGAAGGAAGAGTCCTGA